The genomic window GTTAGAGTTGGTCAATCCATCGCTTGTGACACCTGATTTAACGGAAAGCTGGGAAAAAGATTTAGAAGCGATCGCTCTTGGGAAAAAACAAGCGAATGTCTTTTTGCAATCGATCGAGAAGGAAACGAAGCGACTTGTTCAAGAAATCAAAACAAGCAAGCAACAGTATCAAGATTTTTCGATTACGCAAAAGAAATGTCTAGATTGTGGCTCGAATCTGCGTGAGAAGAACACAAAAGATGGAAAAATCTATGTTTGTACGAATCAAGATTGTAACTATCGCCGTCGCAAAGATCCGAAAGTCTCCAATCATCGTTGCCCGCAATGTCATCGCAAAATGGAAATCATTGAAGGCAAGAATGGGGCTTACTTCCGTTGTAAATTTGATGGGACGACAGAGAAAATGCTAGGGAAAAAAGAGCAGAAGAAAAAAATGACGAAACATGAAGAACGTCGCTTGATGAAGAAATATTCTCAAGCAGAAGAACCGGAAGAAAGCCCATTAGCTGCTGCCTTGAAAGCTGCAATGAAAGAGAATTAAGCTACAAGACTTCATACCATGGCAGATGATTCAGATGAGCGAGTAATCGTTCAAAATCTGCAAAGGGAAAAATGACAGTACTCGTATTGCTGTTTGGATGAAAGCCGACGGTATCTTTGCGGTCGATTGAGGAATCAATGACGACTTGGACCTCGTTTTCTAAATCGTTGACTAAGGCAAACGGATTGACGGTACCTGGTGGAACATGTAATAGACGTTTCACTTGTTCTTCTGAAACAAATGATAATCGTTTTTCTTTCAACTGTTCTGCCAACAACTTTAAATCGGCTTGTTTTTCATCAGGCAAGACGACGAAATAAATTTGTTTGCCTTTCTTTGACTTGATTAAGAGATTTTTGACTTGTGGTCCTGGCAAAGAGAACGTGAGATTTTTGACGGAAGTGATTGCCGGATGGCTCACTTCTTGGTAATTGATTGCTAATCGATCAAGTAGATCATAAGCTTCTTGTTTCGTGGCATCAGACATAAAAAACAAACCTCCATTCATTTTTTATTTATTTTAGCACAAAAAAGATTGACAAATAAAAATGAATCAGGTAAATTACTCATTAAGTTAAATAAAAGACATCGAAAAGAAGAGTAGCGATTAAGTGTTTGAAGAGAGTCTCTGGTTGGTGAGAAGAGACAATAACTGATTGTGAAACACATCTTGGAGTCGATTTTCTGAACAACCAGTAAGGAAATCCGGGAAGCCCGTTATAGCTGCGGTCGTTGTTAGACGACCAGATAAGGTTAGTTTTGCGAAAAACTAATAAAAAAAGGTGGAACCACGTATTTTACGTCCTTTGATCTTCGGATCAAAGGACTTTTTTTGTTTTTCATGTGGTTGGAAGGGACAGCTAACAATGTACCCCTTTAAAGAAAAGAGGAGGAAGAAAAATGAATGATTTATTAGAAGTGATGCCACAGTTGTTAGTAGGGGCGCTGACAACCTTAAAATTATTTGCCTTTACCTTGATTGGTTCTTTGCCGTTAGGAATTATTTTAGCTTTAGGATTGTCGTTGCATTTTAAACCGATACGTTATTTCTTACAGACGTATGTCTGGATCATGCGAGGAACACCGCTATTATTACAATTGATTTTCGTATTTTATGGCTTACCAACGATTGGGATCGTATTTGACCGCTTCGAAGCTGCCTTGATCGCATTCATTTTAAATTATGCTGCATACTTTGCAGAGATTT from Enterococcus sp. DIV1094 includes these protein-coding regions:
- a CDS encoding prolyl-tRNA synthetase associated domain-containing protein, with the protein product MSDATKQEAYDLLDRLAINYQEVSHPAITSVKNLTFSLPGPQVKNLLIKSKKGKQIYFVVLPDEKQADLKLLAEQLKEKRLSFVSEEQVKRLLHVPPGTVNPFALVNDLENEVQVVIDSSIDRKDTVGFHPNSNTSTVIFPFADFERLLAHLNHLPWYEVL